From the genome of Tachysurus fulvidraco isolate hzauxx_2018 chromosome 14, HZAU_PFXX_2.0, whole genome shotgun sequence:
GGTTGGTAATTTCATAGACATCTGTACAATTGAATAATTTTGCGGTAAATTGTATAATGTAAATGGaataagacatttaaaaaaatgccaaaaatattttcatttcttgGAGGAAGCCCATGATAGCCTTCAGgcttgaaatatttttcacttCATCTAGAACTGCTAGAATGTGGGCATGGATATAGAGAATTTTCATCTCACCAAGGTTGGCTTCATAGTTTACTTAGGGTTGCAAAGGGccggaaagtttccggtaaatttccacgggaacttaatctggggaattttggaaatattccaaattggaaactttatgggaatttacaggaatttatgggaattatttggaaatatataaacgatatcatatacaaacataaataaacattttgtttggtcataagcagacatgcatgcaaggtaatacaaattttaaaaatgacatcttgactgattttattgtaagtagaactttaactGATTCACAAAAGTAACACAagagcataataaacattattatgcttgtaataaacatcataaacttaataattttaataaacatatttacctatgattgctgtaatctattctaattagtaaggtagttattaagtttatgtattgggtacaattaaaaatgtagaataaggtaatgcagaataaggcattaatatattataagtACTAATAAACAGCCAATATTCTactaatattcatgctaataagcagctaaaataaagaccctaaaataaagtgttactgtgcatgttatggaagaatgcaagtacatgcaggggttgtggcctcaatggccttccagtaagcagtgtgctgtgtgcaagtgaccgattgatgcagggtacaaatttaacttaaattgcattacgttttaaacaaaattatgctgcaatttaagcacatttaagttccttgttataggcaactatGCAGTTTCttaaaattcccagtttatttccatatattcccgttaattctcATATATtgccgttaattcccatggaaagtttccagccttgaaaattcctgCAATTTTGCAACCCTAAGTTTACTGCAGCCAATCatttgggggatgtggtagcatagtggcaaaggcgttggactactgatcagaaagtatgagtttgaatcccatttCTGCTGAGATATCACTGCTGTAGCCCTGAGCTGGACCTGttcccctcaactgctcagttgtataaaatgatctaaaatgtAATAAGGGCTTCTGTCATATGCCGTAAATGTAGATTTGTCAATTTACTGTGTCTTGAGAATCTGAATCTATCAGTCATTTGATATTCTGTGATTCTTCCTTCAGGTTCCTATAAGACCTCCATCAGAAAGAAGACTCCTGTTGTCCATTCAAAGAACATGACATTTCAGCTTTGTAAAGCCGTGCAGAAATGCCTGAGCGTTTCACACAGCCTTAAAACACTCCAGCTGCACGGGCTgccgctgagagagagagacctcgaCACACTCActaaggtagagagagagaaagagagagagagagagagtgtgagagattgtcggagagagagattgtgagagTGAGCGCGAGATTGAGCGAGAGATTGAGTGTGAGATGCTAAATCACTTATATTTCCGCTATGTTCATAATCAGACTCTCATTTTCTCCTCGTCCAGGGTTTGTCCAAGTCCGTGTCATTGGAGCATTTGTCTTTGGCGCGCTGTCCCATTGCAGACGACGGACTAGAGAGTGAgtcagaaatgtaaaaacataataataattaaatttctGGCAAAATGATTTTGTTgcttatttgactttttttgttgttgttgttgttgattcagCTATCTGCCAGAGTGTGAAGTATTCAACAAGTATTAAAACGGTGGATTTCACTGCTTGTAACATCACATGGCGAGGTGCAGAGCATCTGGCAAACATTATAAAGGTGAGCTTTTACAATAACGATTTTAATCTCTGTCTGCAAAGACTAAACAATGTACCGATAACTAAGAATGGAACTAAATTTGTACACACATGGCTGGCTTGTTTTGAGCAGCACCAGGCAATGAGGCGACACACCACGGCATGGGCGGAGACTTTGCGCTACAGGAAGGCGGAGTTTGAAGCGATGGGCGGGCTTCGGAGGATCACACTTAACGAAAACATTCTAATCGGGGACAGAGGAGTGACGTCCCTCGCTCAGGAGCTCACAGAGGACCTGTGGGTCAAAGGTGGATACGAGCATCACATAGATAGGTTAGGAGCATCATGTATATGTTCATAAATATGATTATATTTGGTGCCTCTGTCTTGATACCCTAGCATTGGACCTGCAGCGCTGTGGCATCTCTAACGAAGGAGCTCGTGTTCTGGAGAAAATGCTCCAGTCCAACACCACCCTGTGTGTACTGGACATCCGGAGGAACCCCCTACTGGGTCAGTCTCGCGTCTTACAGTGCACCTTCTCACGGTCTTACATTTAAACCCAGAACATTCACTTCATGCGGAAAACtgtttacgttttttttttttgtcttcttcagATAATGAGCTGGTGAAGTCTGTGATAAAGAAAGTGCTTATGAATAACAAAGGCCAGGACTCACAAGTAAGACACGTACACATCTGCAAATATTTAGGTACAAAGCTATGCTAGGCGAAGTAAGGCCGACgtatttgtcttgtgttttgaaGGAGGAAAGGGATTGTAAAGTAGGTTACTTGGTGAACCTCCTTCCTAAGACTCAGCAATGAGgttcaacaatttttttttttatatagagatGTTTGAAACCTGATGTAAGTTGTGGCACTAGATAGCCTAAGTAGCTTTTAAAGTCCTACATGTAAAGCCCTCGGGAAAAGGTATTACAGTGAAATAATGCCTTCTGTGTTTCAGTATTTGTGGTTGAAGCCTCCAGCTAAAGAGGCAAGTTATCCCTCAGGACAGACGACTAGGAGAAGCACAGGAAGGGCTACATACAGAATCGGTAACGAAGCTAGTTTACCTTTTAATTTTAAAgcgtttttttaaatgttgtaatgAACATGTTTGATTATGCTGATTttctactgatcagaaggtcatgggttcgaaccccaggtccaccatgctgccactgctgggcccctgagcaaggcccttaaccctcagttgctcagttgtaagtcactctggataagggtgtctgctaaatgccataaatgtagaAAACGTAAAAAACTTAATGaggaacaaacacaaaatctgcATAGAAATACAGCGGTGTGAAataatgttgatttattttttcctgatttatttattttttgcacgtTTACCTCACGCTAATGTTGCAGAtcatcaaatttaaatattagtcaaagacaacacaagtaaacacaacatgcagttttttattgaaggtttttattattattaagggaaaacaaaatccaaacctacatggccctgtgtgatagtgtttgccccctaaacctaataactgctTGGGCTGCCCTTAGCAGCGAGAACTGCAATCAAAGCGTTTGTGATAACTtacaatgagtctgttacagcgctgtggaggaatatcggtccactcatctttacagaattgttgtaattcattggttttttttttttactgaaatgctttatgctttaatgctttatgcttttttaagttacttttacaccagatgtaatgggatacacaccttccaaaaagttaagcttttgtctcgtcagtccacagagtattttccaaaatgtcatcaagatgttttctggcaagaCTGAGACGAGCCttaaatgttctttttgctcagcatcggttttcatcttggaactctaccatgcaggccatttttgcccagtctctttcttatggtggagtcatgaacgcTGGGAAGGTTCAACACTGTTCCATGTTGTCACCATTTGTGGATaacggctctcactgtggttcactggagtcccaaagctttagaaatggctttataaccttttctaGACCGGCGagctcatttgttcctgaatttctttggatctcggcatgatgtgtagcaTTTGAGGATCTTTCGGTCTACTTCATCTTGACAgccaggtcttatttaagtgattacTTGATTGTGAAcatgtgtggcagtaatcaggcctgggtgtggctagagacaTTAAACTCGGGTGTGATAAacacagttatgttttaaccTGTGGGGgcaaaaaccttcatttaaaaactgcatgttgtgtttacttgttatctttgactactATCTAAATtagtttgatgatctgaaataaaaaaaataaagtgtaaaaaaacagGAACACTTTTTCACATCACCGTAAATGAATTGCCTGCTCATGATATAAGATAAGAAGACAGtaaagtgaaattctttctttgtacaTCACAACTTCGGAGCACTGGGTCAGCCATTATACAGCATCCATGGAGCgatgagggttgagggccttactcagggaccccagcttggcagtgctgggactcTAACCCTGATCTTCCAAACAACAACAGAGCTACCACTTGGCCCTAATGCAGAAAatgtagtcttttttttaaattctgttaagaaatagattttattaaatatgattcaTCTTGTTTTATTGTCTGCTAGATGTACTAACGTAACATACTTGGTATATCAGTTAAAGGCTCACATCGGACATCTTCAGCACCGTGTGGAGCAGGACCTCCTCGACCTGGCAGTACTGGTTATATCCCATGGCGCACCGCAGCACGGGCTAAACTTCAGAGGTGAGAGAATTTGTGTTAAAATTCGCCAAACAATTCATACTCTTCAGACATTTTTATCAAATTTGACTATAAAATGCTCAGAGAACATAATAAAAGCTCGAGTTTTGTAAGGCTCACTTGCATATCGCAGGTTGATATTAGCATTTCACTGCTATTAACAAATGATATGTTCTCCATTTGATCTATTCACATCTAAATCTTGTGTGTTTTGGTCTTGTGTAGAGGTCTCCCTCAGAGTGCCACAGTAGCAGATCAGAGTTTTCaggtttttgcatttttatttttaatttttttacagttaCATATTTCTTTACTGCATGCAGCATGGTCTAAATCCAAAAGTGCAATACAATTTCAAGTTTGTTATGcaatgctttttttcccctctggtGCTCCTGTCAGAACGTCTCCTCCATTCGAGTCACGCTAGAGTCGGAGAGCGAGTCACAGTCTGAAGAAACTGAAAGCACGccgcaaagtgtgtgtgtacagagcgCTCGTGAGAACATCAGCGACAGACAGTTCAGACGTGATCAGGATGATTACAGGAGTCTGAAGGTACCGCATTAGTACATTTGAggatgtgatagcctagtggttaaggtgtcgggctatcaatgggaaggttgtgagtttgattcctacg
Proteins encoded in this window:
- the cep78 gene encoding centrosomal protein of 78 kDa isoform X1; amino-acid sequence: MQGSGQTRRRVAQDFEACYESLCATQGSAPVAAVRLGLSHGVLDFNGDAISYPDWLLILSALAINKQLHHVGVKSYHLTSLGSQGSYKTSIRKKTPVVHSKNMTFQLCKAVQKCLSVSHSLKTLQLHGLPLRERDLDTLTKGLSKSVSLEHLSLARCPIADDGLETICQSVKYSTSIKTVDFTACNITWRGAEHLANIIKHQAMRRHTTAWAETLRYRKAEFEAMGGLRRITLNENILIGDRGVTSLAQELTEDLWVKALDLQRCGISNEGARVLEKMLQSNTTLCVLDIRRNPLLDNELVKSVIKKVLMNNKGQDSQYLWLKPPAKEASYPSGQTTRRSTGRATYRIVKGSHRTSSAPCGAGPPRPGSTGYIPWRTAARAKLQRGLPQSATVADQSFQNVSSIRVTLESESESQSEETESTPQSVCVQSARENISDRQFRRDQDDYRSLKEQLEECRLRLMEERNARLKATSRVVELELENNRLHSVNQTLSEAHTGHSILEDEKVLDSIESSFHKFHAFLDLLKDAGLGQLASMAGIEQSDFGVLDRPQLSSTQRKGDGDQVSKQRKDSMVQITNSLQKASSLQSSTSSSAASAVSKNSRNLRSPQDVIPTPAPRHFSLSPSPLDHPDALHLQQRVSPNQSNSNRESGSDKSGGRRRSKSGSSASSVHLSVHSKLSYSYRVSEGTLSPALSSRSSSMSRFGSERISERHSEGQRSAVWLAGL
- the cep78 gene encoding centrosomal protein of 78 kDa isoform X2 — translated: MQGSGQTRRRVAQDFEACYESLCATQGSAPVAAVRLGLSHGVLDFNGDAISYPDWLLILSALAINKQLHHVGVKSYHLTSLGSQGSYKTSIRKKTPVVHSKNMTFQLCKAVQKCLSVSHSLKTLQLHGLPLRERDLDTLTKGLSKSVSLEHLSLARCPIADDGLETICQSVKYSTSIKTVDFTACNITWRGAEHLANIIKHQAMRRHTTAWAETLRYRKAEFEAMGGLRRITLNENILIGDRGVTSLAQELTEDLWVKALDLQRCGISNEGARVLEKMLQSNTTLCVLDIRRNPLLDNELVKSVIKKVLMNNKGQDSQYLWLKPPAKEASYPSGQTTRRSTGRATYRIVKGSHRTSSAPCGAGPPRPGSTGYIPWRTAARAKLQRGLPQSATVADQSFQNVSSIRVTLESESESQSEETESTPQSVCVQSARENISDRQFRRDQDDYRSLKEQLEECRLRLMEERNARLKATSRVVELELENNRLHSVNQTLSEAHTGHSILEDEKVLDSIESSFHKFHAFLDLLKDAGLGQLASMAGIEQSDFGVLDRPQLSSTQRKGDGDQVSKQRKDSMVITNSLQKASSLQSSTSSSAASAVSKNSRNLRSPQDVIPTPAPRHFSLSPSPLDHPDALHLQQRVSPNQSNSNRESGSDKSGGRRRSKSGSSASSVHLSVHSKLSYSYRVSEGTLSPALSSRSSSMSRFGSERISERHSEGQRSAVWLAGL
- the cep78 gene encoding centrosomal protein of 78 kDa isoform X3; this encodes MTFQLCKAVQKCLSVSHSLKTLQLHGLPLRERDLDTLTKGLSKSVSLEHLSLARCPIADDGLETICQSVKYSTSIKTVDFTACNITWRGAEHLANIIKHQAMRRHTTAWAETLRYRKAEFEAMGGLRRITLNENILIGDRGVTSLAQELTEDLWVKALDLQRCGISNEGARVLEKMLQSNTTLCVLDIRRNPLLDNELVKSVIKKVLMNNKGQDSQYLWLKPPAKEASYPSGQTTRRSTGRATYRIVKGSHRTSSAPCGAGPPRPGSTGYIPWRTAARAKLQRGLPQSATVADQSFQNVSSIRVTLESESESQSEETESTPQSVCVQSARENISDRQFRRDQDDYRSLKEQLEECRLRLMEERNARLKATSRVVELELENNRLHSVNQTLSEAHTGHSILEDEKVLDSIESSFHKFHAFLDLLKDAGLGQLASMAGIEQSDFGVLDRPQLSSTQRKGDGDQVSKQRKDSMVQITNSLQKASSLQSSTSSSAASAVSKNSRNLRSPQDVIPTPAPRHFSLSPSPLDHPDALHLQQRVSPNQSNSNRESGSDKSGGRRRSKSGSSASSVHLSVHSKLSYSYRVSEGTLSPALSSRSSSMSRFGSERISERHSEGQRSAVWLAGL